GTGGGGCACCGCCGGCGAGTCGCTTAAGCCCACCATGTCCGTGCTCGACCCCACGTACACGTTCTCCGTCCCGGCGCGCCAGACCGCTGCCGGCACCGCAGATATGATGAGCCACACCTTCGAGAACTACTTCAGCATGGATGAGGGCGCCTACGTGCAAAAACGCATGGCAGAGGGCCTGCTTAAGACCATGATCCACTACGGTCCCATCGCGCTTGCCCATCCGGACGACTACGACGCGCGCGCCAACCTCATGTGGGCGGCCAGCCACGCTATAAACGGCCTGGTGGGAGACGGCTGCTCCCCCGCGTGGTGCGTCCACCCCATGGAGCACGAGCTCTCCGCGTTTTATGACATAACTCATGGCGAGGGACTTGCGATCCTCACGCCCGCGTGGATGGAGCACGTGCTGAGCGCGGACACCGTCGCGCTCTTCGCCGCATACGGCCGCAACGTCTGGGGCCTCACCGGCACGGAGGACGAGGCCGTCGCGCGCGAGGCCATCGTCCGCACGCGCGAGTTCTTCACTCAGACCATGCACATGCCTGCGACCCTTCGTGAGGTGGGCATCACGGACGAGAAGAACTTCGAGGTCATGGCCCAGAAGGCCGCCGATGGCTGCAAGGGTTCCTTCGTCCCGCTGTCGAAGGACGACATCATCGAGATCTATCGCGCCGCACTGTAGCGCCACAGGCGAGCTTCCCGCATGACCGACGTCATGCGCTTAGCAGAAACGTGCAAGGCAAAGCGTTAGCACTTCGCCCCGGTCATGGCATCAACCATGGCCGGGACGTTCTTCTCGCAAGCTTGCACTTGCCTTTCTTGCACTTGCCTTGCTTGCACTTGCCTTTCGCGCGCGAGACGTCAGCGACTGCGCCCGTGGCCATACCTGCGATAGCGACGGTCGCGACGCCCAAAGATGTTCCTGGACTCCATCGCGTCCGAGCCGTCACCCACCACCACAATCAGAAACAGCAGGCCGCTCACCGCTACGAACAAGAGGTTCTCGACAAACTCCCTGGCGAATTCCATGGTTGCTCCCATCTTTCCGCGCCGCCGGACACGGCGCATTCCCTTTGACGACCATATGGTCTTACAGGGGCGACGGAGCTGCCATAGGCGCAGCTTACGGCCACCTTACGAGTTCGTAAGGTTCGTGCGCAGCGGTGGGCGGGCGGAGCACCAGGGCGCGAGTGCGGTGCGGCACTACCCGCGACGGCGCGCGTCCTCGTTCACGCGGGCGTTCCAGTCCAACGGAATGCAGCCGACGCGCGCGCCGCACGTCACTTCCGACACGGCGTCGTATGCCAGGTCCACGCCGCCGCGGTCGCATACGTACTGCGCAACGCGATCCTCGCAGATGCCTATCCGCCCCGCTTCTGCAATCGCGTCGATGTTGGCCCCCAAGAAGACGAACTCCCAACCCTGGCGCTTGCATGCGCCGACCATGCGTCGCACGCGGTCGTATGTGTAGCTATGGCTCGCGTTCTCGAGCCCGTCCGTTATGACCACAACCACCACGTGCTCCGCGCGCCACCCGTCCGGCTGGCAAGACTGAACCAGCGCCGTATGCTTGATGGCGCCGCCAAGCGCGTCCAGAAGCGCGGTGCATCCGCCCGGCTGGTAGTCGTCCGGACCAAGCGGCTCCACCTCGCTGATGGGACGACGGTCGCACGCGACGCGGGCCTCGTCGCTGAAGAACACCACGGACACGTTGGCTTCGCCGTCCAGGCGCCGGTTCTTCTCGAGCGTGGCATTGAACCCGCCCACGGTGTCGTCTCGCAAGGCATACATTGAGCCGCTCTCGTCCACCACGAAAACCAGCTCCGTCAAACCGGGCCTCACGCGCCCGCTCGGCTCCGGGACGTCGCGGTCAACCCTACCGCCTCCATACCGATTGCGAGTTCCGTTTCCATACCCATGCCGTGACATGATGCGCTCCCTCCTGCGGGCGTCCCACCTCTGGCCTCGTGCTGGCACGAGTCTAGGCGGCGC
This sequence is a window from Parafannyhessea umbonata. Protein-coding genes within it:
- a CDS encoding vWA domain-containing protein yields the protein MTELVFVVDESGSMYALRDDTVGGFNATLEKNRRLDGEANVSVVFFSDEARVACDRRPISEVEPLGPDDYQPGGCTALLDALGGAIKHTALVQSCQPDGWRAEHVVVVVITDGLENASHSYTYDRVRRMVGACKRQGWEFVFLGANIDAIAEAGRIGICEDRVAQYVCDRGGVDLAYDAVSEVTCGARVGCIPLDWNARVNEDARRRG
- a CDS encoding iron-containing alcohol dehydrogenase; translated protein: MYNFTFHVPTTIHFGKGQISHLAELASYGNRALLCYGGGSIKRNGIYDQALSILKDAGVQVFELAGVEPNPRIQTVRRGVELCHQNDVQMVLAIGGGSTIDCAKVVAAGAKYDGDAWDLVIKPELIKDALPIFSVLTLSATGSEMDAFAVISDMTKNEKWGTAGESLKPTMSVLDPTYTFSVPARQTAAGTADMMSHTFENYFSMDEGAYVQKRMAEGLLKTMIHYGPIALAHPDDYDARANLMWAASHAINGLVGDGCSPAWCVHPMEHELSAFYDITHGEGLAILTPAWMEHVLSADTVALFAAYGRNVWGLTGTEDEAVAREAIVRTREFFTQTMHMPATLREVGITDEKNFEVMAQKAADGCKGSFVPLSKDDIIEIYRAAL